One Fibrobacter sp. UWB13 DNA window includes the following coding sequences:
- a CDS encoding O-antigen polymerase has product MFTLGIVALVLVSIFKEDFFRPSTLYFLVQMVMLGVSYLQFLPMMSDFNYSTWLVWGGGMFCFLVGCYVTDFAWKSAGGPPLQKKLEVHGEYNWVCHFFLSFSAFAYFFVGVLGVISVTGNLVLLTDNPSQWLTGKDNDVLKYADFFTSGAMVVGLFAVASFKSMNPVRWVRYASRFMVVFTILLSFATYPSRGINMLCLGMFMILFNYLRGRFSWRSLAVVTVFVCIFFVAVAALKGQYGNSDVTDSKIAKEVALLPYKYVANNYWNLDYAFNRYSDVPEHEWTYGIDAFFGVTHLLHIGDGLQANFGWDTPFNESVVKYTGLNTIPYLWDAYKDFGLPGIFLLPFFFGVLFTYSYHKMAVAKSPLMLLLTATFMMWIILWNFTTGYKQSMYWVWMSFFFFVCTVSSGRTILPADPAVVGEIPEEDHSDHKIACECK; this is encoded by the coding sequence ATGTTTACGCTTGGCATCGTCGCCTTGGTGCTTGTCTCCATTTTCAAGGAAGATTTTTTCCGCCCGTCGACTCTGTACTTCTTGGTGCAGATGGTGATGCTTGGTGTTTCTTATTTGCAGTTCTTGCCGATGATGTCGGATTTCAATTATTCGACGTGGCTCGTTTGGGGCGGCGGCATGTTCTGCTTTTTGGTCGGTTGCTATGTGACGGACTTTGCCTGGAAATCGGCTGGCGGACCTCCGTTGCAGAAAAAGCTTGAAGTTCACGGCGAGTACAACTGGGTTTGTCATTTCTTCTTGAGTTTTTCGGCGTTCGCCTATTTCTTTGTGGGTGTGCTTGGCGTGATTTCTGTGACCGGGAACCTTGTGCTTTTGACGGACAATCCGTCGCAGTGGCTTACGGGTAAAGATAACGATGTGCTCAAGTACGCAGACTTCTTTACCTCGGGCGCAATGGTGGTCGGGCTTTTTGCGGTAGCGTCGTTCAAGTCGATGAACCCGGTGCGCTGGGTGCGCTATGCATCGCGGTTCATGGTGGTGTTTACGATTCTCCTTTCGTTTGCGACGTACCCGAGCCGCGGTATCAACATGCTTTGCCTTGGCATGTTCATGATTTTGTTCAACTACTTGCGCGGGCGATTCTCGTGGCGTTCACTCGCGGTGGTGACGGTGTTTGTCTGCATTTTCTTTGTGGCGGTGGCAGCTCTCAAGGGGCAGTATGGCAATTCGGATGTGACTGATAGCAAGATTGCAAAAGAAGTGGCGCTTCTCCCGTATAAGTACGTGGCGAACAACTACTGGAATTTGGATTATGCGTTCAACCGTTATAGCGATGTTCCCGAACACGAATGGACGTACGGCATCGACGCGTTCTTTGGCGTGACGCACCTGTTGCATATTGGCGATGGGCTCCAGGCGAACTTTGGCTGGGATACGCCGTTTAACGAGAGCGTGGTAAAGTACACGGGCTTAAATACTATTCCGTACCTTTGGGATGCGTACAAGGACTTTGGACTCCCGGGGATTTTCCTGTTGCCGTTTTTCTTTGGCGTGCTGTTCACGTATAGCTATCACAAGATGGCGGTTGCTAAAAGCCCGCTTATGCTTTTGCTCACGGCGACGTTCATGATGTGGATTATCCTGTGGAACTTCACGACCGGTTACAAGCAGAGCATGTACTGGGTGTGGATGTCGTTCTTTTTCTTTGTCTGCACAGTGAGCAGCGGTCGTACGATATTACCAGCGGACCCTGCGGTGGTGGGTGAAATACCCGAAGAGGATCACAGTGATCACAAGATCGCCTGTGAGTGCAAATAG
- the lon gene encoding endopeptidase La: MAFDFNKTYPLLPLRDAVVFPLTTRRILVGREMSLRALEFAENHNNEIILVAQKNVEQETLDNPMLDLYSVGVVARVANVTPFPNGCVKVVLEGDSVVDLRSIALRDGFLQVTVSPREHFIKAEDKSLKFEDVLNMFREYAMHRNIADGMVEALFTMDSHINAFYGMIPFLSISLSEKQALLELETIDALADRLISLMQVAQENENVMIRVQQNVRQKMAQQQKEWFISEQIRQLQDELDGENGGASEPDQLLKKIKTKKFSKAIEEKLEEEIGRMRMMQPTSPEYAVSRNYVDWFLSLPYGVYTDTVLNMKKVKAELDSKHFGLDKVKERIMEYVAVLKLTGTERRAPILCLVGPPGVGKTTLVESIATAMQRNFVRITLGGVRDEAEIRGHRRTYIGAMPGRFIHALRRAKCMNPVILLDEIDKMASDFRGDPASAMLEVLDPEQNHDFTDHFMEVGLDLSRVLFIATANSEGEIPEALRDRMEVVRLPGYYPHEKLQIAGKYLLPRICERTGVKLGEQVSFSDEMINAVMRGWTREAGVRELERVLESAVRHRAKDIVMGKKIKPEVTAKVLQDYLGAPRFLDNQLPEPGRPGVVTGLAWTSVGGEILPIECMLLSGKGQLILTGKLGDVMKESAQIAVSLVRERLQRFGIDPAIVRKTDIHIHVPEGAVPKDGPSAGIALTLCLLSAFTKQPISPDIAFTGEVSLTGACLPIGGLNEKALAALAAGVKTLHLPEGNKKDVAELPEPAKKGLKIYPHKHIDEIVKILFKMPKAAKSAKKA; encoded by the coding sequence ATGGCTTTTGACTTTAATAAAACGTATCCGTTGCTCCCTCTGAGGGATGCTGTTGTATTTCCGCTGACGACTAGACGCATTTTGGTGGGCCGCGAGATGTCGCTCCGTGCCCTGGAATTTGCTGAGAATCATAACAACGAAATTATCTTGGTTGCACAGAAGAATGTGGAACAGGAAACGCTCGATAACCCGATGCTCGACCTTTACTCGGTGGGCGTGGTGGCTCGCGTGGCGAATGTGACGCCGTTCCCGAATGGCTGTGTGAAGGTCGTGCTGGAAGGCGATTCCGTGGTGGATCTCCGTTCGATTGCTTTGCGCGACGGATTTTTGCAGGTGACGGTCTCGCCGAGAGAACATTTTATCAAGGCAGAAGACAAGTCTCTAAAGTTTGAAGATGTGCTGAACATGTTCCGCGAATACGCCATGCATAGGAATATTGCCGATGGCATGGTCGAAGCGCTCTTTACGATGGATAGCCACATCAATGCGTTTTACGGGATGATTCCGTTCCTCTCGATTTCGCTTTCCGAGAAGCAGGCGCTTTTGGAACTCGAAACGATTGACGCTCTTGCGGATCGTTTGATTAGCCTGATGCAGGTTGCGCAGGAAAACGAGAACGTGATGATTCGCGTTCAGCAGAACGTGCGCCAGAAGATGGCTCAGCAACAGAAAGAATGGTTTATCTCGGAGCAGATTCGCCAGTTGCAGGATGAACTGGACGGCGAAAATGGCGGTGCTTCAGAACCGGACCAGTTGCTCAAGAAAATCAAGACCAAGAAGTTTAGCAAGGCGATTGAAGAAAAGCTCGAAGAAGAAATCGGGCGCATGCGCATGATGCAGCCGACCTCCCCGGAATACGCGGTGAGCCGCAATTACGTGGACTGGTTCCTCTCGCTCCCGTATGGCGTTTACACCGATACCGTTTTGAACATGAAGAAGGTAAAGGCGGAACTTGACTCTAAACATTTCGGTTTGGATAAAGTTAAAGAACGCATCATGGAATACGTGGCTGTGCTGAAGCTTACCGGTACGGAACGTCGTGCTCCGATCCTTTGCCTTGTGGGTCCTCCGGGCGTAGGTAAGACGACTCTCGTGGAATCGATTGCAACAGCGATGCAGCGTAACTTTGTCCGCATTACGCTTGGTGGCGTGCGTGACGAAGCTGAAATCCGTGGTCATCGCCGCACTTACATTGGTGCGATGCCTGGTCGATTCATTCACGCTTTGCGCCGTGCAAAGTGCATGAACCCGGTCATTTTGCTCGATGAAATCGACAAGATGGCAAGCGATTTTAGAGGCGACCCTGCAAGCGCTATGCTTGAAGTTTTGGACCCGGAACAGAACCATGACTTTACTGACCACTTCATGGAAGTGGGGCTTGACTTGAGCCGTGTGCTCTTTATTGCGACGGCAAATAGCGAAGGCGAAATTCCGGAAGCTCTGCGTGACCGTATGGAAGTGGTGCGCCTGCCGGGCTACTATCCGCATGAAAAGCTGCAGATTGCGGGCAAGTATTTGCTCCCGCGCATCTGTGAACGCACGGGCGTGAAACTTGGCGAACAGGTGAGCTTCAGCGACGAGATGATTAACGCCGTGATGCGCGGCTGGACGCGCGAAGCGGGCGTGCGTGAACTTGAACGCGTGCTTGAAAGTGCGGTGCGCCATCGTGCAAAAGACATTGTGATGGGCAAGAAGATTAAGCCGGAAGTGACGGCGAAGGTGCTTCAGGATTACCTCGGCGCTCCGAGATTCTTGGACAACCAGCTGCCGGAACCAGGTCGCCCGGGCGTTGTGACGGGTCTTGCCTGGACAAGTGTCGGTGGCGAAATTTTGCCCATTGAATGCATGCTCTTGAGCGGCAAGGGTCAGCTGATTTTGACGGGTAAGCTTGGCGACGTGATGAAGGAATCTGCACAGATTGCCGTTTCGCTTGTTCGTGAACGCTTGCAGCGCTTTGGCATTGACCCTGCGATTGTGCGTAAGACTGACATCCACATTCACGTGCCGGAAGGTGCCGTGCCGAAGGATGGACCTTCTGCAGGTATCGCGCTTACGCTCTGCCTCTTGAGTGCGTTTACGAAGCAGCCGATTTCACCGGACATTGCGTTTACGGGTGAAGTGAGCCTTACGGGCGCCTGCCTCCCGATTGGCGGCTTGAACGAGAAGGCGCTTGCTGCACTCGCTGCTGGCGTGAAGACTCTCCACTTGCCGGAAGGTAACAAGAAGGACGTGGCTGAACTCCCGGAACCGGCGAAGAAGGGCCTCAAGATTTACCCGCACAAGCATATTGACGAAATCGTGAAGATTTTGTTCAAAATGCCGAAGGCCGCAAAAAGCGCGAAAAAAGCGTAA
- the tig gene encoding trigger factor, translating into MSAEIKETSATVRTLEITIPQGDLKVPFEKKLSQYKKQVALKGFRQGQVPKSMILKQFGPSIRHEAVDEVVNSIVQETLKKANIIPVGKMMVQDFKDDEQNDITLKVEVEVDPEIDIKGYADTGITVPATAVHEEEVQAEYDRLMQMWSKDEHVDREAKKGDVVVGDYIEVVIDGEKQELPENKEFRSLLGESASPGFDEGLMGVKAGDKKEINFKYPDDHKDERYRGKTAQFNVEIKDVREIVPPTVDEEFCKQIGVKDEADLRNNLAESLAAQKKDAAKNKAINEAIDKLIEANPFEVPKARIYDLIKWTLNRNAQSEKDVVEPTEEQINELSAEAIREIKKHRILEFVATQEKIKPTQALVDERLQQMANAYHVEFENLKNHFRQSGRINQLRDELRFQMAADFIVGIRPAAEETK; encoded by the coding sequence ATGTCCGCTGAAATCAAAGAAACAAGCGCAACCGTGCGCACCCTTGAAATTACAATCCCGCAGGGTGATCTCAAGGTTCCGTTCGAAAAGAAGCTTTCTCAGTACAAGAAGCAGGTCGCCTTGAAGGGCTTCCGCCAGGGTCAAGTGCCGAAGTCCATGATCTTGAAGCAGTTCGGACCGTCCATCCGTCACGAAGCTGTTGATGAAGTCGTGAACTCTATCGTTCAGGAAACCCTCAAGAAGGCTAACATCATTCCGGTTGGCAAGATGATGGTCCAGGATTTCAAGGACGACGAACAGAACGACATCACACTTAAGGTGGAAGTCGAAGTCGATCCGGAAATCGACATCAAGGGTTACGCTGACACGGGCATCACCGTTCCGGCTACAGCCGTTCACGAAGAAGAAGTCCAGGCCGAATACGACCGCCTCATGCAGATGTGGAGCAAGGACGAACACGTTGACCGCGAAGCCAAGAAGGGTGACGTTGTTGTTGGTGACTATATCGAAGTTGTTATCGACGGTGAAAAGCAGGAACTTCCGGAAAACAAGGAATTCCGCTCTCTCCTCGGTGAATCCGCTTCTCCGGGATTCGATGAAGGCCTCATGGGCGTTAAGGCCGGTGACAAGAAGGAAATCAACTTCAAGTATCCGGATGACCACAAGGACGAACGCTACCGCGGCAAGACTGCACAGTTCAACGTCGAAATCAAGGACGTTCGCGAAATCGTTCCGCCGACTGTGGACGAAGAATTCTGCAAGCAGATTGGCGTTAAGGACGAAGCTGACTTGAGAAACAACCTCGCTGAAAGCCTCGCTGCCCAGAAGAAGGACGCTGCTAAGAACAAGGCTATCAACGAAGCTATCGACAAGCTCATCGAAGCTAACCCGTTCGAAGTGCCGAAGGCTCGCATCTACGACCTCATCAAGTGGACGCTCAACCGCAATGCCCAGAGCGAAAAGGACGTTGTCGAACCGACCGAAGAACAGATAAACGAACTCTCCGCTGAAGCAATCCGCGAAATTAAGAAACACCGCATTCTCGAATTCGTTGCTACGCAGGAAAAGATCAAGCCGACGCAGGCTCTCGTTGACGAACGCCTCCAGCAGATGGCTAACGCTTACCACGTGGAATTCGAAAATCTGAAGAACCACTTCCGCCAGTCTGGCCGTATCAACCAGCTGCGCGACGAACTTCGCTTCCAGATGGCTGCTGACTTCATCGTCGGTATCCGCCCGGCAGCTGAAGAAACAAAGTAA
- a CDS encoding bifunctional 2-polyprenyl-6-hydroxyphenol methylase/3-demethylubiquinol 3-O-methyltransferase UbiG: MGKLQGQSSFFVPGPPAKPGEAHKPLVEFLLREVRGETVLDLGGGEGAYSLEVKKAGFDTTVADINEKSLAVAEKNGLKTKLLEPGEPLGINLADTVMMIEVLEHVPSPVDFLKSAIGAAKKRVVFSLPCTNDFNTLFESGLTYAHIAVSDHLWHFSYDEMKQMLDSLGVEYRLTMGDYLFPGAGIKLLRGCFKGPLGLLMLPFRVLNKLGMIPKRYPSRFYGVIEKR, from the coding sequence ATGGGTAAATTGCAAGGTCAAAGTTCTTTCTTCGTTCCGGGTCCGCCGGCAAAGCCGGGCGAGGCTCACAAGCCGCTGGTCGAGTTCTTGCTTCGCGAAGTTCGCGGGGAGACCGTGCTCGATCTCGGTGGTGGCGAAGGAGCCTATTCACTTGAGGTGAAGAAGGCGGGCTTTGATACGACTGTCGCCGATATCAACGAGAAGTCGCTTGCGGTTGCCGAAAAGAATGGACTCAAGACTAAATTGCTTGAACCGGGTGAACCGCTAGGCATAAATCTTGCCGATACGGTTATGATGATCGAAGTTTTGGAACATGTGCCAAGTCCGGTGGACTTCTTGAAGTCTGCCATCGGGGCTGCCAAAAAGCGCGTGGTGTTTTCGCTCCCGTGTACGAACGATTTTAACACTTTGTTCGAAAGCGGGCTCACGTATGCGCATATTGCGGTATCCGACCACTTGTGGCATTTCTCGTACGACGAGATGAAGCAGATGCTTGACTCCCTTGGCGTGGAATATCGCCTTACTATGGGCGATTACCTGTTCCCGGGGGCTGGAATTAAGCTTTTGCGCGGCTGCTTTAAGGGACCTTTGGGCCTTTTGATGCTTCCGTTCCGCGTACTGAACAAGCTGGGCATGATTCCGAAGCGTTACCCGTCCCGTTTTTACGGGGTCATCGAAAAAAGGTGA
- a CDS encoding ATP-dependent Clp protease proteolytic subunit → MIIPTVIETTGRGERAYDIYSRLLKERIIFLGTPINDEVANNVMAQLIFLEYENPEKDITLYINSPGGYVSAGLAIYDTMQHVRPNIATICIGSCASMAAVLLAAGTKGKRYALPHSRIMLHQPSGAATGQSTDIQITAKEIIRTKDTLTEIVAKHTGKPVDEVREKTDRDFYMSPEEAKAFGVIDEIFVPRKEGI, encoded by the coding sequence ATGATCATCCCTACCGTCATTGAAACAACCGGGCGCGGTGAACGCGCTTACGATATCTATTCCAGACTTCTCAAGGAACGTATTATCTTCTTGGGCACGCCGATTAACGACGAAGTGGCAAACAATGTCATGGCCCAGTTGATTTTCCTTGAATACGAGAATCCGGAAAAGGATATCACGCTGTATATAAACAGCCCGGGCGGTTACGTGTCGGCAGGGCTTGCCATTTATGATACCATGCAGCACGTACGCCCGAATATCGCTACGATCTGCATTGGTAGTTGTGCTTCGATGGCCGCCGTGCTCCTTGCTGCAGGTACGAAGGGCAAGCGCTATGCGCTCCCGCATTCCCGCATCATGTTGCACCAGCCGTCGGGTGCCGCTACTGGACAATCTACAGATATTCAGATTACCGCCAAGGAAATTATCCGCACTAAGGATACCCTTACCGAAATTGTCGCTAAGCATACCGGAAAGCCTGTCGACGAAGTCCGCGAAAAGACGGACCGCGACTTTTACATGAGCCCGGAAGAAGCTAAGGCCTTTGGCGTCATTGATGAAATTTTTGTGCCGCGTAAAGAGGGAATTTAA
- a CDS encoding lipopolysaccharide biosynthesis protein yields MEKQESIGFVEICLRILNNDLKHFKFVVAMVLIPTIVAFVMVMWVIKPKFAAAAIVTPPASTQPMAGALSGLMGGSGMSSLLGITMDNEDVNAVWTIFNSWELHNMVIEKFDLARHYEFKGKFHADLLKEFRKNFGLEMNKEDMLSLYYKDTDAKLAVEVLNFMLEKADSSFNAFKTKQARQSREYFQSRLDSCEHVLDSLIKDFVNFQVSNNVYEPNVQLEATIKYLSELQAMREEVGIEMNFEKLDRGENSKRYQELSKRAKGVNSALGGTLKGKHSNIGILELKKSPELYAEYMRREAEIRIQEAMYKVLRQQSEQMRLEEAKMLTNLHVLEAPWENDKKISPKRGLILAFTVFFSFFFATLLCNLVEYMRSESRTNSKTAAEWDFFVKKVCFWHK; encoded by the coding sequence ATGGAAAAGCAAGAGTCTATCGGTTTTGTTGAAATCTGCTTGCGGATTCTGAATAATGACTTGAAGCATTTCAAGTTTGTTGTGGCAATGGTCCTTATCCCGACGATTGTCGCTTTTGTAATGGTCATGTGGGTCATTAAGCCCAAGTTTGCCGCTGCTGCGATTGTCACTCCGCCTGCATCGACGCAGCCTATGGCGGGTGCGCTTAGCGGACTCATGGGTGGTTCGGGTATGAGCTCGTTGCTCGGTATCACTATGGACAACGAGGATGTGAATGCCGTGTGGACGATTTTCAATTCCTGGGAACTGCACAACATGGTGATTGAAAAGTTTGACCTTGCCAGGCATTACGAGTTCAAGGGAAAGTTCCATGCCGACTTGCTGAAGGAGTTCCGCAAGAACTTCGGGCTCGAGATGAACAAGGAAGACATGCTTTCCCTCTATTACAAGGATACGGACGCAAAACTTGCAGTTGAAGTTTTAAACTTCATGCTCGAAAAGGCTGATTCCTCATTCAACGCATTTAAGACGAAGCAGGCCCGCCAGTCCAGGGAATATTTCCAGTCGAGACTTGATTCCTGCGAACATGTGCTGGATTCCTTGATCAAAGACTTTGTCAATTTCCAGGTCAGCAACAACGTGTATGAACCGAACGTGCAGCTCGAAGCGACAATCAAGTACTTGAGCGAATTGCAGGCGATGCGCGAGGAAGTCGGCATCGAGATGAATTTTGAAAAGCTTGACCGTGGCGAAAACAGCAAGCGTTATCAGGAACTTTCCAAACGTGCAAAGGGCGTGAACTCCGCTCTCGGCGGGACGCTCAAGGGCAAGCACAGCAATATCGGTATTCTGGAACTCAAGAAGTCTCCGGAGCTTTATGCGGAATACATGAGGCGCGAAGCGGAAATCCGTATTCAGGAAGCGATGTACAAGGTGTTGCGTCAGCAGAGCGAACAGATGCGCTTGGAAGAAGCAAAGATGCTCACGAACCTGCATGTACTTGAAGCGCCTTGGGAAAACGACAAGAAGATTTCTCCGAAGCGTGGACTTATCCTTGCGTTTACGGTGTTCTTCTCGTTCTTCTTCGCGACACTCCTCTGCAACCTTGTCGAGTATATGCGCTCTGAAAGCCGCACGAACTCTAAGACTGCTGCCGAGTGGGATTTCTTTGTCAAGAAAGTCTGCTTCTGGCATAAGTAA
- the clpX gene encoding ATP-dependent Clp protease ATP-binding subunit ClpX: MYRSGKNHPAVSCSFCGKPAEQVEKMITGAGAYICSDCIRMCSRILEEDLARTKQEQEAKEISSKPLPLPTEIKAHLDDFVIGQDRAKMALSVAVYNHYKRLRYKQTHKSKDDVDVEKSNLLLVGPTGSGKTLLAQTMARFLDVPFTIADATVLTEAGYVGEDVDSIIVRLLQAADYDVAKAERGIIFIDEIDKIARKTANPSITRDVSGEGVQQGLLKLLEGTVASVPPKGGRKHPEQPLVQVNTRNILFICGGAFETLDKIISQRVNQGGMGFGADIHTASENSLSELFKQLEPEDLIKFGLIPEIVGRLPIAVALEELDETALLNILTKPKNALVKQYKSLFAMDNIKLEFEDDALKEIVRETMTRKTGARGLRSVMERVLQQAMFKMPGSGEKKFTVTVEMVKEGLTHNKKKS; this comes from the coding sequence ATGTACCGTAGTGGCAAGAACCACCCGGCTGTAAGCTGCAGTTTTTGCGGAAAGCCGGCAGAACAAGTCGAAAAGATGATCACCGGTGCAGGTGCGTATATTTGCAGTGATTGCATACGCATGTGCAGCCGCATTCTTGAAGAAGACTTGGCACGTACGAAACAGGAACAGGAAGCGAAGGAAATTTCTTCAAAGCCGCTCCCGCTCCCGACCGAAATCAAGGCGCACCTGGACGATTTTGTCATTGGGCAGGATCGTGCAAAGATGGCGCTCTCTGTGGCGGTTTACAACCATTATAAACGCTTGCGTTACAAGCAGACGCACAAGTCCAAGGACGATGTCGATGTCGAAAAGTCGAACTTGCTCCTGGTCGGCCCGACCGGTTCGGGTAAGACGCTCTTGGCGCAGACGATGGCCCGTTTTTTGGACGTGCCGTTCACGATTGCCGATGCGACGGTCTTGACCGAAGCTGGTTATGTGGGTGAAGACGTCGATAGCATTATCGTGCGCCTTTTGCAGGCTGCCGATTACGATGTGGCTAAGGCTGAACGCGGCATTATCTTTATCGACGAAATTGATAAGATTGCTCGTAAGACTGCAAACCCCTCCATCACGCGTGACGTGAGCGGTGAAGGTGTGCAGCAGGGACTTTTGAAGCTCTTGGAAGGTACGGTTGCATCGGTCCCGCCGAAGGGTGGCCGTAAGCATCCGGAACAGCCGCTTGTGCAGGTGAACACGAGAAACATCCTGTTCATTTGCGGTGGCGCCTTTGAAACCTTGGACAAGATTATCTCCCAGCGCGTGAACCAGGGGGGTATGGGCTTTGGTGCCGATATCCACACTGCAAGCGAAAACAGCTTGAGCGAACTCTTCAAGCAGCTGGAGCCGGAAGACTTGATCAAGTTTGGCCTCATCCCGGAAATTGTCGGTCGTTTGCCGATTGCTGTTGCTCTCGAAGAACTCGACGAGACGGCTCTCCTCAACATCTTGACGAAGCCGAAGAACGCTCTCGTGAAGCAGTATAAGAGCTTGTTTGCTATGGACAACATCAAGCTCGAATTCGAAGACGATGCCCTCAAGGAAATCGTCCGTGAAACGATGACCCGTAAGACGGGTGCACGTGGGCTTAGATCCGTGATGGAACGCGTGCTGCAGCAGGCGATGTTCAAGATGCCGGGCTCTGGCGAAAAGAAGTTTACCGTGACTGTCGAAATGGTCAAGGAAGGCCTCACGCACAACAAGAAAAAGTCTTAG
- a CDS encoding oligosaccharide flippase family protein codes for MFQAFRNIRIGVFIAFVNLLIQGISFFVQNFIARNLGTASYGHFGLLQTDYSIFCAIADFGMTTLILAFFGNRATKGSLFRSILQLRLFSAVVAALLMVAFAFTFRYNHPIFYGELIFTFGLVFQHAFFDWYFICGKFWKRLFVSKLLHTISYSAVMFMTLLYFKIERIELIALAMVLAALPAFFYGVTQAFHAHLLKITRRTFRFIALMVKAGIPYAISSFAAFAYLPIGLYVADKFASAEFLGCYNFGHKILVLCSGIMVHFISSNLITLHSTHDKNIHLKDIAVFTLFIAVCSSPLWLFPSWILKILFFAAPWTDATLQTSANILQILSFSLIFQAARTTLISTLLKEHATRAYAIMVSIGGASNVIACGLAGMYLENAMIPLFALTGDLVITVILFGYFTHHRRVRW; via the coding sequence ATGTTTCAAGCTTTCCGCAATATAAGAATCGGTGTTTTCATCGCATTTGTAAACCTCCTTATCCAAGGAATTTCATTTTTCGTCCAGAATTTTATTGCGCGTAACCTTGGAACCGCTTCTTACGGGCATTTCGGGCTGCTCCAGACCGACTACTCCATTTTCTGCGCCATCGCCGATTTCGGCATGACAACCCTCATCCTCGCCTTTTTCGGGAACCGCGCCACAAAAGGTTCTCTTTTCAGGAGCATCCTCCAGCTACGACTTTTCTCCGCCGTGGTTGCAGCACTCCTCATGGTCGCCTTCGCGTTCACGTTCCGCTACAACCACCCAATATTCTACGGCGAACTGATTTTCACGTTCGGGCTCGTGTTCCAGCATGCGTTTTTCGACTGGTACTTCATCTGCGGGAAATTCTGGAAGCGACTCTTCGTCTCGAAGCTATTGCACACGATTTCGTATTCTGCGGTCATGTTCATGACCCTTCTCTACTTCAAGATTGAACGCATCGAACTCATTGCACTTGCGATGGTGCTCGCCGCACTCCCCGCATTCTTTTACGGTGTCACACAGGCATTCCACGCGCACCTCTTAAAAATCACGCGCCGCACGTTCCGCTTTATCGCGCTCATGGTCAAAGCGGGCATTCCGTATGCCATCTCGAGCTTCGCCGCTTTCGCCTACCTCCCCATCGGGCTTTATGTCGCGGATAAATTTGCAAGCGCCGAATTCCTCGGCTGCTACAACTTCGGGCATAAAATTCTCGTGCTCTGCTCCGGCATCATGGTTCACTTCATCTCGTCGAACCTCATCACGCTCCACTCCACGCACGACAAGAACATCCACCTCAAGGACATCGCAGTATTCACGCTGTTCATCGCCGTCTGCTCCTCGCCCCTTTGGCTCTTCCCCTCGTGGATTCTCAAAATTCTCTTCTTTGCAGCCCCGTGGACTGACGCTACATTACAGACAAGCGCAAATATTTTACAGATACTTTCGTTCTCGCTCATTTTCCAGGCCGCACGCACCACGCTCATCTCCACACTCCTCAAGGAGCATGCGACACGCGCCTACGCCATCATGGTAAGCATTGGCGGAGCCTCGAACGTCATCGCTTGCGGACTCGCCGGAATGTATCTAGAAAATGCAATGATCCCGCTATTTGCACTCACAGGCGATCTTGTGATCACTGTGATCCTCTTCGGGTATTTCACCCACCACCGCAGGGTCCGCTGGTAA